The DNA sequence GACACGATCGAGCAATTGCATCAGCTTTTCAGAAAAGCGCCCAGGCTCCGCCTGGTGAACCGTCTCACCCATATTCCAGACCTCATGGTTAACAAATCGTTAACCTATTGACGGAAGATGGGGCGGCAACCGCAAAACGGAACAGTTCACCGTTAACTTTTTGTTAACCCTAAAAATCGGTGAATTTATTCGGTTGATTTAGAGCGATACGCGCCAAGCTGGGATGCATTTGCCGCAACTAATCAATGATTTGCTGTCGAATGAGCAGCATCAAAACGGAACGGAATTTGGGGTCGCGGCGTCAGGCGATGCGCTTGCTGGTGGGCTTTGCGCCTCGTTTTGGCACACCATTCTTGCAAAGCGTCGCAATAGCAGAAGCAGGCATGGGGGCAGCGAACACGAAGCCCTGTATCAAATCGGCACAATTGTGCTCGTTGATCAGCTGCAACTGATCGGTCGTCTCGACGCCTTCGACGACGATGCGCAGGCCGAGGGCGCGGGCAAGATTTGCCGTACCGCGCAGAAGCTTGAAGCGGCGCGAATCCTCACGGATGTTGCGCACAAAGGACCGATCGATCTTGATTATGTCGACCGGCAGGACATCGAGGTAGCTGAGGCTCGAATAGCCGGTGCCGAAATCGTCGATGGCAATGGTGATGCCGAGGCCCCGCAGCTCGCGCAGGATCGCCTGCACCTTGAGCGGCTCGTCCATCAGGCAGCTTTCAGTCACCTCCAGATGCAGCCGCGAAGCGTCGAGACCGGTTGCCTGCAGAGCGTCCGTGACCATCGTGACGATTTCGCTGCTGCGCAGATCCAGCACCGACAGATTGACCGAGACGGACACATCGCTCGGCCAGTCCATGCAATTCCGGCATGCCTGGTCGAGCACGAAACGCGTGATCTCCGTGACCAGCCCCAGTTCCTCGGCGAGCTGAATGAACACGTTCGGCGGCACGGGCCCGCGCTCGGGATGCGTCCAGCGTGCCAGCGCTTCGCAGCACTCGACCCGGCCACCGCTCGGCGCGAACATCGGCTGGTAGGAAAGCGTCAGGCTGCGCGCGTTGATCGCCTCGCGCAGATCGGCTTTCAGCTTCTGGCGGTCGACATAGCGGGCGTCCATCTCGACTTCGAACGCGGTGCAGCCGCCCCGGTTGCGCAGCTTGGTTTCCGATAGCGCAAGATCCGCCTTGATCTGCAGGTCTTCGAGTTTCAGATCCACGTTCGACGCGATGACGAAGCCCGCGCTCATGGTCATGTTGAAGGTGAAGCCGCCGGCAACATAGGTGCCACGCAGTTCCGTGTGGAGCCCGCGCATCCGTTCTTCCAGATCGGTGACGTCGGCCCTGTTCGGGAAGAACACGACAAATTCGTCGCCCATCAGGCGCGCCGCAATCGCATCATCGCAGGCGAGCGCCTTCAACCGGCCGGCGATCGCCTGCAGCAGCTTGTCGCCGACGATGTGGCCGCGCATGTCGTTGACATGCTTGAATTCGGTGACGTCGAGAACCATCAGACCGACGAGCCGGTCCTCCCTCTCGTCGCCACTTGCGGCGGCCACAACCAGCTCTCCGAAGTAGTCGCGGCTCGGCAGTTCGGTCAGCTTGTCGAAGCGCACCATGTGCAGAATCTGCTTGTCCGCCTGCACACGCGCCGTCACATCCTCGAAGATCAGCACGATATCGCCATTGTCGCGGCGGCTGGCCGAAAACTCGAGATGCAGCTCTTCGCTGACCGGGATCAAGACCTGCGGGCGCTTTCCCTTGAGCAGGAGATCGAGCTGGCGCGAGATCGCCTTGGTCTTGTCGGTATCGAGCCGCATGCGCCGCGCACCGCGCCTTATCACGTCATCGAGCAGCCAATCCTTGAGCTCCGTCCTGTCGCCAAGCGCCAGCAACTCGCTGGCACGCTCATTGGCCACCACGACACGGCCATCGCCATCCAGCATGAACAGGCCATGCGTCATGTTGTTGAGCGCGGCGTCGAATTGGCCGGCAATCGTCGCGATCTCGCGCGCCGCCAACACGTTCTCATAAAGAAAGGCGCGCACATTGTTGGCCATCATCCAGGTGGAAAGAATGAACGGCAGGATGAGGCAGGCGAGCGCCAGCATGAACACGTCCTGCAGCGTGATCAGGCCGATCACGATCGGCAGGCATGCCGACGAGGACAGGAGAAGCACGGCCCGCTCCGAGCCGTAGTTGCGCCCGACGAGCGAGATCATCGAGGCCAGCGTCACCGATATGGTGGCGAGCTCGGAAAAGGAATCCTGACTGACGGCAATGGCGTAACCGCAGGCGATGCCGCAGGTGAGCGTGACGCTGACACCGCCGACGATGTAGCGGTTCTCCCATTTGCGGACCATCGCCCGGTCGGCATTGGAGAAATCCTGCCGGTCGAACCGCGCCATATCGACATTGCGCAGCGCCCAGAGCACGAAGATCACGCCGGAGCAGGCGAGATATAGCGGATCACTGGTCTTGAGATAGACGAGCAGAAACGTCACGACATGCGACAACATGCCGATCAGCAACGTCTTGCGATGTTCGTAGAGCGAGCTCACGGATGACAGATACACGTCAGTCGGAAGAGCGCTCTGTCCAAGTCGCATCATGAACCAAGCTCCGGTTTACCGGATTGTTAGGGGTGATGACTTAACGAATGATTTCGTCTAACGCCCCGAAAAAAGTACTGAATCCCAGAAAAACCACAGGGCCGGGCCGGCAACACCCAAGGGTTCAACTCAGTAGTGCGAACCGCGCTGAACAGTACTCGGTTTCTGCAACCAAACATAGTATCCGCGCAATAAAAGGGCCTGGCTGCAACTTCGACAATTCTGCGATGCTGGCGGCCGATCCCAAATTAACGTGAAGGATGGTTACTCGAACCTAAAGAATTACCTGCGATTTCCTGCCGTTTTCAGAGCGTGCTCGCTACCAGTCGACTTTGGATCGGCGCAGCGATCACGCTCACCACCTTCTCAGTTGACTTTCATCCGCATCTGAAGGCAAGGCTTTTCTCAAGCGTGTCACGGAGCCTGATGATGTCGAAACCTGTCGTTGCCATCCCCTGCGATTTCCGCGAATTCGACGGCAATGTCTGGCATGTCGTTGCCCATCAATATGTGCGCGCCGCCGTCGAAGGCGCCGGCGTCATGCCCTTCCTCGTACCGGCGCTCGAAACCGGCAACGACATCGACGAAATCCTCGACCGCGTCGACGGCGTGCTTGCAAGCGGAGCCCGTTC is a window from the Ensifer adhaerens genome containing:
- a CDS encoding putative bifunctional diguanylate cyclase/phosphodiesterase, translated to MMRLGQSALPTDVYLSSVSSLYEHRKTLLIGMLSHVVTFLLVYLKTSDPLYLACSGVIFVLWALRNVDMARFDRQDFSNADRAMVRKWENRYIVGGVSVTLTCGIACGYAIAVSQDSFSELATISVTLASMISLVGRNYGSERAVLLLSSSACLPIVIGLITLQDVFMLALACLILPFILSTWMMANNVRAFLYENVLAAREIATIAGQFDAALNNMTHGLFMLDGDGRVVVANERASELLALGDRTELKDWLLDDVIRRGARRMRLDTDKTKAISRQLDLLLKGKRPQVLIPVSEELHLEFSASRRDNGDIVLIFEDVTARVQADKQILHMVRFDKLTELPSRDYFGELVVAAASGDEREDRLVGLMVLDVTEFKHVNDMRGHIVGDKLLQAIAGRLKALACDDAIAARLMGDEFVVFFPNRADVTDLEERMRGLHTELRGTYVAGGFTFNMTMSAGFVIASNVDLKLEDLQIKADLALSETKLRNRGGCTAFEVEMDARYVDRQKLKADLREAINARSLTLSYQPMFAPSGGRVECCEALARWTHPERGPVPPNVFIQLAEELGLVTEITRFVLDQACRNCMDWPSDVSVSVNLSVLDLRSSEIVTMVTDALQATGLDASRLHLEVTESCLMDEPLKVQAILRELRGLGITIAIDDFGTGYSSLSYLDVLPVDIIKIDRSFVRNIREDSRRFKLLRGTANLARALGLRIVVEGVETTDQLQLINEHNCADLIQGFVFAAPMPASAIATLCKNGVPKRGAKPTSKRIA